In the Hyla sarda isolate aHylSar1 chromosome 9, aHylSar1.hap1, whole genome shotgun sequence genome, ctacagtacccagaaagattatcagaattagggtaatttagtttagaaaaaagaaggcttaggggcgacctaataactatgtataaatatatcaagggaccgtacagagatctctccatgatctatttatacccaggactgtatctataacaagggggcatcctctacgtctagaggaaagaaggtttctacaccagcacaaatgagggttctttactgtaagagcagtgagactgtggaattctctcccggaggaggtggtcatggtgaactctgtaaaagagtacaaaaggggtctggatgcatttttggagaataacaacattgctggttatggatactagatttatagggacaacatgttgatccagggatttattctgacggccatatttggagtcgggaaggaattttcccgcctggtatggggcaattgtCATCAGCCTGATGGGGGTTTAttgtcttcctctggataaactcagtagggacCCAATAGGGATATAGGATGAACTTCAtgtactttggtcttttttcaatcttattACATATGTAATGCCCACAGCTTCCCCTGGCACTGAAAACATAGTCATATACAGCAGATCTGCCATAGTCCACTATGGACTTATCTGACTAAAGCTGGGGGGTTAGTGTACAAACAGCACTTATTGTCCATAAGGTTTCTGAAAACCCCTCAATAGTCCTAGTTACCTGCAATGTGTGGAGGAAGCGCAGCCACATAGTCCAGATCGGAGTCTTTCAGGACTTGGTGCATCCGGATGTGGTCCTCAGTCACTGGCAGAAGGCGAGGTGGCACCTTGGCAATATCCCACAGCAGAAATGCTGCAATGGAAAGAAAACAAAATAGATTATGAATAATGCTGTATACCATTAGTGCCACCTTGAATGCCATAGCTAGAGAAACATAGCCACTTTCTTCCAGAAATGGCGCCACACCTGTCCAGTGGTATCGCAGCTCAACTCCAGAGGAGTGGGAataagctgcagtaccacacacaacctgcagacaggtgtggtgctgtttttgtaagGAGACACTCATGTGTTTCTAATCCAGTACAACCCCCATCTCTGGTCAGATACATACTAGGTGCAATCCCAACAACATGGGGCTCTTTACAGAAGAACGATATCACGACTGGTAACGTTTATGCTCTTTAACCTGGCAATagattttctgtatatggagaGAATGGGAGTTATAAGACTATCCACCATCCACCAAATAAAAGATGGACACCTGTAAAGACCCTATTGGGTAATGGCAGCCATCTTAGCTTTTACTGGATTTTCCCTATATTATACAACCCCCTTGAACATGCTGCCAATTTTcgattttgttttttccttctcggcttctaaaagtcataacccttgggcaaggttcacactacggaatttccacctgcaattccactttgaaattgcaggcagaaattctgcttactaaaatgtattgtatagtaaatgggtttccgttcacaagttcacacttcggaatttgtgaacggaaaatctgcttgaacatttccgcctgaagaatggcgttgttcATTCTTCAGGCGCAAATACTTTCAGAACACATTGctttctattggagactgcagtgtccacgcggtcctagcaccgactcaTTAAATCAgcgctggctgcactcggaatctccaggcggaaattttctgcctagaGATTACgcattgtgaacctagccttagggcctattgacatggcagaatttcctctagcagaattccgcctcaaattaaagccccgtAGACTAtgtgattccgcactcccatttccactttgggagtgtggaatcccatagaagtctgtgggctttaatttgaggtgaaattccacaagcggaaattctgccgtgtcaaTAGACTGCcatgccatgttcacacggccaaAGGACATTCAGAGTATTTTAATAACCTGgcgggcgctaggaccactcggagaTGCAcagtcccatagactgcaatacaTTTCAGAGCGTAATCcatacaagtctattctttctctgGATTCCAGAATCGGGGATTCTGCCGCGTGCACAGTGCATAAGAATCCCATTCGTgcgtgcggaattccacatggacattctgccgtgttaacatagccttaggctataTTCAGACAGCAGAAATTTCGCatagatgcttaaaggggttatccaggaaaaaactttttttttatatatcaactggctccagatttgtaaattacttctattaaaaaaaatcttaatcctttcagtacttatgagctactgaagttgagttgttcttttctgtctaagtgctctctgatgacacctgtctcgggaaccgcccagtttagaagcaaatcctcatagcaaacctcttctactccgtgcagttcccgagacaagcagagatgtcagcagagagcactgttgccagacagaaaagaacaactcaacttcagcagctgataattattgaaaggattaagattttttaatagaagtaatttacaaatctgtttaactttctggagccagttgatatataaaaataaaaaaagttttttcctggaatacccctttaaactccgcgTCCGGGAGCTCTGCATCTTTCTGtgaaatcatgtggattttccGCATGAATAAACAGAGCACGTCTGTATTCATTACCAAAGTTACATTTCGCGCAGAATCACTTCAATGGGCTTCCGCAGGCAAAGTCCACAAAAACATAAGCCCTGACTAACATTTTTGTgaaacacatgcagaatttccatgcggatcTCAATACAAAATTTCTGTTTAGACTGAGAATGCGACAGCGTcctgcgctgactgaatcagcctGCACTAGGTTCGCGTGGGCATCACCCGTCCCCATAGGCGGCAATGTATTCTGCGCAGACTTTGCTTAAAGAGCGAGCAAGATGGCTGTAGAATTTCAGAGGTTGAAGCTCCACCACCAAATCCTAATGACCACAATTGGTTACTATTGGCATTATACCCGCTTACTTGGTCACACAGTTTTGACAAACCCAATAATGGACACccgctaatgcagtgtttcccaaccagggcgcctccagctgttgcaaaactacaactcccagcatgcccggacagccgttggctgtccgggcatgctgggagttgtaattttgcaacagctggagacactctagttgggaaacactgggcaagTACAACACTTACACTACACATAACTATGCCTTTGACCTCCGACAAGGGACTCTAGTCCTTTATATACCAAAATCGGGGTACTTACATGACATGCAGCCCACCACTTTTCGAATGCCATGCGCCTTCATTGCCTCGATGATATTTCGGGTCCCCTCTGACATCAATGTGGTTGGTCCTGTCAGTGAAATACCAAGTGTCATTTATAGTACTGGTCTCAAAAAAGGGGTAAGTGACCACTTGGGCCCCCCTTAGGCTTCTGGACACAACCATGACCAGTATGCCATTcgcagtcagtacatgctgggagttgtagttttacaataactGGAGAACAACACTGACTTCTTGGAATACATGCAAAACAACGGCTTTGGCCCCATTAAAAAGATTTACTGCCTAAAAGGTAGATATGGGATTAATAAAGACATGATATAGAATGTATTctacatagagcagtgtttcccaaccagggtgcctccagctgttgcaaaactacaactcccagcatgcccggacagccaaaggctgtccgggcatgctgggagttgtagttttgcaacagctggaggcaccctggttgggaaacactgacctagcgtATTAGTAACTGGTTACTGCTCCCCCTAATGGACATTATACAATATGACAAATGATACTGAATCTAAAAAGATAAAATCTGTGCGTCCTATAAAAAGGAAGACCACGATTACAATTTACGACCCGAAGATCATAGAGAACAAAAGAACATATAGAGAGATACATaaatagtgggaaaaaaaaacaaacaaaaaaaccttGTTACATAATCCCAGTGAATTCTCACAATTCACCACTAGTGGGCAGACTGCGCACAACTCTGGACATGACGCGATGACCTTTACACATTCTTTAATGCAGTCAATGacaaggctttttttttattatttctttttttattttttctgggcCGGGAAGCTTCAGCAAGTTTTTGCCGAGAGGGACATCCTCAAATAGTGTTGAAAaagtagaaataaataaataaataaataatggttTTCTTGGCTTCCATACATTTAATATGCAGTGGAAAAACGGGGAGTGTGCGCAAAATAAGCATTTGCCCTTAAAGGAACAGAAAACCTTTTATATTTGACATGGCTTATTGCATCACTTAAATGGGcacaatttttgctattgcactccttatggtaaataaaaaatagttctaatatactttgttttaaaatatatgaagttttctgttttttatttgtgcttaaaaaaggtcaagagcacattttcccccatctaaggctgcattcacacacgTTTTGTAtatacgggtgctggatccggctgggggaggggaaaaccgggcgctcccgtaccccagccggatcagcccgtgactccatttactttaatgagccgcccggagtcaaacggtgacttcggtcggctcagttttgacccgtatgcggtttcctgaccggacctcaaaccgtagtATACTGCAGCTTTAGGTCCGGttcaaaaccgcatacgggtcaaaactgagccgaccggagtcaccgtttgactccggtcggctcattaaagtaaatggagttacgagctgatccggctggggtacgggagcacccggttttcccctcccccagccggatccggcacccgtatgtacaaaacgagatgtgaatgcagccttagggtacatgcacaccatgtttttgttatacagttccaagttaaaaaccatacggaactgtatagaaaactgtggcattgacttaacattgtaaaccgtatgtcaaacgcatcatccggtttagtccattTTGCATCTCATAcagttttgtccagttttttacccgtatccaaaactgtagtctaccacgtttcttggtccgggtaaaaaaactgtattaaaccgtatacgttttttttttgttttgttttttaacatgGGTGTCAATGGGAAccttacagaactgtatgtgcgtacggttccatccggttttcaccatacagtttttgactttgcacattttttttttcttggaatttcaatcaaaaaagtgaaactttattcataatggagtaaaaagttaaaaacgtatacttttttttttttcttaaaaaacagatgcaaccggacatcatttttcaaaccgcatatggttttcaaccgtatatgggttaaaatttgtacacactttttgatacagtttagtccggttttgaggaatccgtttttcatcaaaaacctgatacaggaaactgtattgcaaaaacgtggtgtgaacccagccttatacacagacttaggaccgaagcccaaacacaggaagtgcagcctggagtgctgaggggggtgtgtccagcctcatccaatcacagctcctctcacacttaactgccatatgctgttggttggacacaccccccttagcactccaggctgcactttgtgtttgggcttcggtcctaagtctgtgtatgagatgggggaaaatgtgctcttgagcatttttaagcacaaataaaaacatagaaaacttcattttttttaaacaaagtatattagaaatatttttacattaccataaggagtgcaatagcaataatttgttttaatgagagttatcatttaaaggagtaccaaaggatagggataagtgtctattTGCAGACGGGGGGGGTCCCCGCAATCCCCTGCATGGCACCCTGGCAGTCCCCAGGAACGCAGAGTGTGGACCTCCAtacgaagtggcggctgacaccctccatgtatctcaatgGGAGAGCTGGAAATACAGCGTTCAGGTATCTCCAGCTTTccaatagagatgcatggaggggggagtgtcggccgctgcttcgtgcgggggtcaacatgCCTCATTCCTGGGAGAGCCGTGGTGCCGTGCAGGAGATGGCAgggtgtcccagtggttggatACTCTGCGATTAGACacctatctcctatcctttgactaggggataagttgtcctgcaTGATAGTTTtccttaaaattttttaataattagGTTTCATTCTGCTTAAATAGTGTGCACTCACTCAGTGGCAGCGATATTATATTTGCTAAAATTTGATGACCATAGAGATTGTCACTTAACTTCTCCCATACAGAGGTCTATGGGTATGAAGAGTCCATGTACAAACCCCTCCTCCTGCGGTTGTGCTGGTGGGTAGGCCCTCCATTTTAGTTGTCAGACTACCACTCAAAAAGTCCCTCTACACCTGAGGGACTACCAGAATTTAATTTCCAGCTACAGACAGACTGAGGGGGAATGTGAGAAAGAGAGGGACCATGTGGAGGCgtctgtggggggaaaaaagaccATGAAAAGTAGTCTGTGTAACAGGAGGGCCCTTggaagcagtctgtgtgagatggGGGCATGGGAACCAGTCTGTGAAAGGGAAGGACCATGAGAGCAGTCTTTGTAAAAAAAGAGGTGGggggctttttattttatttttatttttacaaagactGTTTTCCAAGGTATTTCCTCACAGAGTATGAGCAACAGTCTGTACAAGAGGGGGGACCATaggaagcagtctgtgagatggAGATGGGTGGCAGGGGTAGCAGTGTGAAAAACAGACATGGAGAGCAGTCTGTGTACCAGAGGGGGCAATGGGAACAGTCATTTAGAGAGAAGGGACTATGGGGAGCAGTCAGTAAGATGGGGGCATGGAGAGCATACTGTGTAAACAGCACAGTTATCAAGAGCTTATTATTTCCATAGCGCCATCATGTGGTGCTGCATACTGCAAGATAAAAACAGTTTTGAACACAACAGTACAACTAAACATATTACATAAAAACAGTAACAGATACTTATTACagtagagtttaaaggggtactccactggccagcgttccgaactaaatgttccgaacactgtggggctcggccacgccccctcgtgatgtcacaactacgccccctcaatgcaagtctatgggagggggcgtcaagccccctcccatagacttgcattgagggggcgtggtcgtgacatcacaaggggacgtGCCCAACCCCCACAGCGCAAAACGGCGTtcggaacgctggccagtggagtacccctttaatatacagaaGTACTGCTATACATTACCAAGGTCATTTCTGGTCCCCAGGACAATAATAACAGCGTCCTGACCCTCCACGGCCTTGGAGACATCGCCCTTATTCAGCACATCACCAACAACAACCCGCGCAGGCTTCTTGTCGGCGGGGAGGCGAGCAGGGTCCCTCACCAGGACCGTCACATTGTACCCTATAGACAAGACAGGACATTTAGAATGGTACTCAGAGATGGCATATGGCATACATGGCAATATGGTTTGTTGTGTGGCATAACCACGTAGTGAgtaaattgtatttttttcatCGGACTGCTGTAAAACACTGGTGCTGCCTAAACTAAGTGGGTGCCCCCTGCCAAGCATGCTGCCATACCCATTTGTGCtcgttctttctttcttttaggcATGTTCCTCTTTCAGTTTGCCAGTCAGCAGGAATTGTCCCGATTCTCATTACCGGACTTATTGTAAATTATATGGTCACGAGATCTATCCGAGCCGTTCAGTCCCATGTGACGCACGATATTATTATGTTCCAGCAATGCCAAGGGGTTTGCACAGTGCCATAACCCTGTCACGCATGTTGCCCAGGTAGCTTCTGCCTACAGGATGCCCCAGAGGACACTGAACACGTATGCATAatgtatagtgcagtgtttcccaaccagtgtgcctccagctgttgcaaaactactggctGCTTATAGTCTATGaggcagtgtctccagctgttgcaaaactacaactcccagcatgcccggacagcctttggctgtccgggcatgctgggagttgtagttttgcaacatctggaggcacactggttgggaaacactgctataaggtcTATGGCCCCTTTCACgctaaaaattcatccgttttaaagacctgttataatgttccgttaggaaaacccttaaaatcggcCGTTCCAAAAtcacattatagtctatgggatttttacattacccgttataacccgtcatagcccattattaataacgaatgttattttgtgacgggagaaagaatGGAAGAAACAGTGaacgcactatttctcccgttacctctcctgtcacaaaataacgtccattattaattaagggctatgacgggttaaaacgggtaatgtaaaaattagGGATCggacgattatcggtttggccgatattatcggccgataatcacgattttggacattatcggtatcggcaattaccttgctgatatgccgataatgccccgcccagaGACGACCGTCGCCGCTTCCCCATtgtgtcaccgtcagtgcgcacagtgacagtgcaggacgccgacggagcctgaagtatcgcggaccccaggaacaggtaattataacactgggGACGGGGGGGGCGGCGATGGGGCGGCGGCAGTTTGtcggcagaggatgagggggggggggtgatggggcaactgtggtggttagactcaggaccccaggacaggcaggcggcggcggtctctggcccgtcaaaagccgctgcagttcattgattaaaTTGTTGATCTGCAACGGGTTCTGCCCCgccaggggggggggttgaaatagccgataatttattcctggaatatcggtataagttattggctatcggcccgaAAGTTGACcgattattgattttttttttttagggccgataccgataattcgtcaaaacctgtccagaggaaaagttacctagttgcccatagcaaccaatcagatcactactttcattttgcagaggccttgttagaaatgaaagaagcaatctgattggttgctatgggcaactgggcaacttttcctctggacaggttttgataaagtacGATAAAGTGTTCATACAAATGTACGAGTAtaaactaaggctgcattcacaccacggttttgcaatacagttcccgtatcaggtttttgataaaaaaaaactgattcctcaaaacctgactaaggctgcattcacatctcgtttttgcaataccgttcccgtatcaggttttttgtaaaaaaatatatgtctcaaaaccggaccgaaccgtatacaaccgtatacaCCTCTGGgcggttttaaaccgtatacggatgtCCGTTTGCATACGGTTTAGGTTTTaggtttgtccttaattaaataaagttcttcttgttctatttgtgggaataactttcggcgtgcactgcgcatgtgcaaactgcaaaactgtATTGTGCAAACAGGAtgaaaccgtacacacatacggttctgtacggttcccattgaccaccatttaaaaaaaacacatacgggttgtatccggtttttcacccggacataaaaccgtagtggACTACGTTTTTGTGTACGGGTAAAAATACGAAttaaaaccgtaaatgatgcaaaacgtacacaaccggatgctacgtttggcatacggttttcaatgacatgtctatacatacggtttgcaatacggttccatatggtttttacACTGAAACAGGATTCGGgatccgtattgcaaaaacgagatgtaaatgcagcctaaaccgtatcaaaacgtgtgtacaaattttaatccgtatacagtttgaaaaatgatgtccggttgcatctgttctttaagaaaaaaaaaagaaa is a window encoding:
- the BLVRB gene encoding flavin reductase (NADPH), with product MAPKNIVIFGATGMTGKVTLAQAVDAGYNVTVLVRDPARLPADKKPARVVVGDVLNKGDVSKAVEGQDAVIIVLGTRNDLGPTTLMSEGTRNIIEAMKAHGIRKVVGCMSSFLLWDIAKVPPRLLPVTEDHIRMHQVLKDSDLDYVAALPPHIAADKPLTGDYTVQAERGGNVISTHDLSHFFLRCVNTDEYNGKSLTLFRDYAA